GAAAAGGATTATGTTTCTGAATGAAAATAGGAGAGTGGGAAAAAAGAGTTTTAAAACAAgctttaacgacggttctggaTGAACCGTCGTTGTATCTCCATAGTGCAAcatttaacgacggttctgggatgaaccgtcgttaaaagtccAAAAAAATTTCGAAAAATTTACAAGATTGCCACCGCGTAGTTTTTAACGATGGTTGTTTCCAAACCGTCTTTGAAGGATGTCGTTATTGAAGAATTTTAGGAGATAAAaagactaataaaaaaaataactttcatCAAAATCAGTTATCAAAACGttgtgaataaaataaatatgtacaTTAGTTACAAAATATGTTCACTTTAAATATTAGTATATGGGTGAAATTATACAAAGAAGatatatagttaaaaaaatatccctttatatattgttataaataattttatttatgttcataattattattaatttaaggaagtgttattataattattttttactagcAGATACACATGTAGCATCATAtatgtatttgatttttttattatagtattttttaatgagttaaaaaattaatatttatactaattttcaactatttaaatacaatatttgtgatattatttctacattttttaatatgtaagaataatataaattacaagTTTTTatagaagagaagaaaaaaagtgtGACCATATTATATGGAGTAGTTGAAACATCCACAATTACTTTTAGTGAATAAgatagtttatatataaaaaaaaattattgtattatatgtataaaaatagttatgatatttaaaatattataattttaaaatataattaataataaaatagaaatatgaAGAGTGTAGacaaaataaatgaatatatttatttacaaaatgaTTTAGCTCCATCCAACCCAGATATTATTTAAGTTCTTTTCAATTGTTTTCTAGTAAGTGATGAACTTATTCTTGGAACAACTCAGTAAATcgatttctttaaataattttttttacaaattatattttattaattcaagCAAAAGTggtaatttatattaaattttagagGAGTCaaacatttataattaatatagttgTCAATATTTACTTACGATCTAAAACAAAATATGTTTACTCAATAAATAAAGGTATACAACATAATTGCtcctaaaaataatatttctattttattattaattagtatcaaaatttatataatgaaataatttatcAAGAAATAACCCTTAAATAAACTTTATTCAACCTTTGTTTCAATGACATTATCAACTATCAAATACATCCATggattataatatatatgtacACATGTTTGTGTTGagtatgaagtcaagaccaattgggttgggctgactagacaccatgtttagtgagtgggtttaatcattgtgtcccttttataatctttatttaaagagatcattgtattTGTAATTGGTCTGCAACAAGACGAAatgcccgtgtggatgtaggttgcagttggcgactgaacgacgttaaatcttgtgttgtttattgtttattttctgcaattgattgtgattatgtgtgttgcttccgcgtgcgtttttcccaACAGTTTGTTCATTTCCCAAagaatttatttcaaaatttatttatttatttttgtacattGTATATTTAACTTTGAAAAGAGTCTTATAATTTTAGGTAAATTATGTTTTCCATTCAAGTGaatagttaataaaaaaactaataaaaaatttcttaaaaaatcttaatattaatttatttattgtaaaatataaatataaatataaatttatgattttttatgcTGATGGAACATAACGATAACAAAACACAAGTGAATTTGTTAGTCCCTTTATAAACCGTgaggattaaaaaaatatttatatttaatagagattaaattaatacaaaataaatttaggatgtttttattaattttcctattttataagaattgaaaacataaatgtattttatgatttttttttaagaagatTAATGAGAGATATTTTGGAAACTatatttttatgagtttttattGAGAAGTAATATGATATGATTCTGAAACATTCTCATGCTTCTAGTTTATAGTAGAGTCGATAGTTGTAGAATTATAATTTGTTTGAGATTTATTTAAAgtggtttttatttatttattttttattattgataaaaaaattaattttttaaataattaaaaaataaaaataaaggttACACTATAATAATGggtaaatgaaaaaaaaattaaataattatttttctatttatgtgGGCTAGCGGATCAACTCTCTTCACTTCGTTGTTGACCCGTGTGAATTGCGGGTTGTGCAGAGCGGATATAAATGAGTCAGCGAAGCAGGTCTAAATGGATTAACGGACTAAATTAGTGAGTCCATCCCAATTTTTTTGGTAACAGACTACGAACCAGTCCACATAACTCGTCCCGCATTGTGATCCCTAATTTTGAACCATTTGATGACGAATTATTCTTCAATAGTTCAAACTTTCTTTCTATACTTTATGACTACTTTAAATGGTTAATAGGAGCATTTATTTAAACAGCACTAATTGGAGTATTTTGCACCAGTTTTAAATAATACTTTATAAACagtgatttgaaaaaaaagttttcaacTTTTAAGTTCAATAGGGACATTAGTGCATGACTTGacataatataaatatgatACATGACTTCAATACAATAAATGTAATATGACTTTAtggtaataaatataatataacttaATGACAAAAAACGTGTGATAATTTCATTACTATTTATAGAAtgattatattttgtttattataggaagtatgcatttttattttggtataaaaatttgaaatcaatataaaatctTAAGGTGTCGTAAGATGTTATAGATTATTTGACGCAACATAATATAAATGCAATCTTGAAAAGAATAAATATGacataatgataataaataaatataacataactttattatttattagcACTTATTGAGtagtgttatttatttattagaagAAATATGTAGAAATTAAGCTTAAAAAATATTGGGTTAaatatgtttgtttttttttactgtactttcacataaaattgatttttatttttatgctaaACTTTATATTTCTGAGCAGttgtagtaaaaaaattattagaatgagTCTTTGTGAGTTTTTTTTACATGATGAGAGACTAATTTTCAGTGAACTATGATGttgaaatatttcatattaactCAACgtgaatgttataatattataatatagtttaCCGTTGAAATTCGTTTGTTATGTAAAAAAACACGGATAAGAATtcattctaatatttttatactacaacactataagaaaatcattaaatagtaatcAAACTTAaagaccaaaaataattagCCACTATATTGACTAGATTAAAGACTAAAAATTATTCGCAtataaagtggtttctattattaataaaaaaattaaaagaatttataaattggtatatatattagttacataagttttaactactaatattttaaattctaaattagtttaaaaaaaactaatagagactaatttagaatataaaataataagcaACTAAAACCTTGACAATTGTTacatatcaatttagaaactatttattaagttttattaataatagaaactattttagataccaataattttttagtttataaaatgattcctaatttagtcaaataataactaattattttagtttataaaattagtttttatttaataatttctgtGTAGTACAAATACTTAGGGTTTATAGTTTAGGGTTTATGATTATGTTTTAGGGTATAGGATTTGTAGTTTGTGGTTTAGAGTTTAGAGTTTAGAGTTTAGGGGAGATTAAAGTTTTCGTATgttaattaattacaatatttattCCAAAAGAAGCAATAATAGACATATTTGATGAGGAATTATTTTTGGAAAGTTGATTAGAAAAAGTTTGTCTAGCCaacaaaacaataaagaagTTTCTTACGTGAGATATTAGTATGATAGAGATAATTGGAGTTTGTAAATAGAAAGCAATAGAGTTATGTTGTGATTTGATTAGGCGGCACTAAGGAGGAAGTGTTTGGTAATTTGGGTTGTGTTGGGAAGTGCCACCTAAGAATCCACGAACACAGATAAATGCACAATCTTGTTTTGGAGTCTTCCTTAACACCCTTGTCTCTTTGTCTTTCATAGAATAAGATATTAGCATTTGTTTTTGTAATTGTAATTGTTTGGTTCCATTTCTTGGAAGCTTTTAGGGACTTTTCTTGCCCTTCTCACTCACCCTGCTAGGAGACAAATCTGAGGCCAATGTTTGTCTTTGCTAAGGCATGTTTGGATTCTTGCAACCTTAGGGAATATTATAAGCACTTTCCCCCACCTCCGATTCCCTATCCACCCAAGGTCAAGACAAAGGAAGGACTCTAAACACAACACACAAACCTTAACCTTTGGAGTGTGTTGAGTGATGAAACAAACGCACCTTCTAGAGAGTAGAGTATGAAGTTATGAGACTCGAACACTCCTTTTAATTAACATGTCTAATAATTATAGGATACGCattggtgaagtgtcaaattaaaaaaatatttattgaatttctaaCCATTCTAACATGACtctaacataatttaaaaaaatataaatacattaattttttaaaaactcaaatttattgtataatttttattataattaaaaaataatgaaataatatttttttataaaaaaaatatttttattataaaaaaaactgaaacatatttatacatataaatctttattattaatttatataattaaaaatatataatatataaatcttatattttattttagatatatataatatctaaaatatagtTATATCTCCATATTTCTACATAGGTGTGTGGAGAGAGAAATCAAAGTTTTGGGAAGATAAAGACAGAAACAACCGAACCAAGACTCTCACCAGTTCCTCACTCCACTAACGAGTGAAGGACaagaaaacaataaagacaaGAGAACCCCTTCACGCATTCTCCACACaaccttctcttctcttctcttcccaTGAACCACTCTTCCAAACccctgctgctgctgctgcgtCGCTCCAACCACAACCTCATTCATCACGCTTCTGCTTTTTCGGAGTGTTCACACCACCAAGCTTCGGCATTTTAAGGGGGCTtctttttgtttcttcttcaattgcATAACCCATCAACGGTTTCACTTTTCCTTGTTGGGTTCCGAAAATGTGGTTTTGGTACGATTCTCTCGTTTTTACATCACCGCTTCCTGAAATTCGTGGAAAAAAGTCCCTTTACCTTCCCTTCTGATATCTAGCATTGTAAAGTGTTGTGGGGTGTTGATAATTATTACCCTTTTTACCACCTTTTCTTTTGTTATCTCAAGGTCTATATAAGATTTTTGTGGTTGGTTTCATGGAATCTGTGTTTCAAGAAGAAGGGTCATCTTCTGTAACTTCTTCACCCCTTCAGTTTTTTTCCATGATGTCTCTTTCACCTGGCATAGGATCTCCCTATCCCTGGCTTAGAGAACTGAAATCTGAGGAAAGGGGTTTGTATTTGATCCATTTGTTGATCGGTTGTGCAAATCATGTAGCTAATGGTAGCCTTGAAAATGCAAACATGTTGCTTGAGCAGATTTCTCAGCTTGCTTCTCCTGATGGGGATACCATACAGCGAGTTGCTGCATATTTCACCCAAGCACTCGCTGATCGGATCCTCAAAACATGGCCTGGCCTCCACAGGGCACTCAATTCCACCAGAATAGCCATGGTGTCTGATGAAATTCTTGTTCAGAAGCTCTTTTTTGAGCTTTTCCCGTTCTTGAAGATGTCATATATTCTCACAAATCAGGCTATTGTTGAGGCCATGGAAGGGGAGAAAATGGTGCATGTAATTGATCTCAGTGCCACTGGGCCAGCACAGTGGATTGCTCTCCTTCGTGTTCTGAGTGCACGCCCTGAAGGTTCTCCTCATTTGAGAATCACTGGGGTGCATCACCAGAAAGAGGTTCTGGATCAGATGGCTCATAAACTCACTGAAGAGGCAGAAAAGTTGGACATTGCATTCCAGTTCAACCCTGTTGTCAGCAAGATAGAAAATCTTGATTTTGACAAACTTCGGGTGAAAACTGGGGAGGCACTTGCAATTAGTTCCATTCTGCAGTTACACTCCCTTTTGGCCTTGGATGATGATGCCTCCAGAAGAAGATCTTCAAACAATTCAAATGCAATTCAACTGCAGAAAATCCTGCAGATGAACCCAAACACACGGGGTGATTTGGCTGAAAAGGACATGGTTCATGGCTATAGCCCAAGTCCAGATTCAGCCTCAGCTTCAGCTTCATCCTCACCCGGGTCTTCATCTGCCTCAATGAAATCGGAGAGCTTTCTGAATGCCTTGTGGGGGTTATCACCAAAGATCATGGTTGTAACCGAGCAAGACTTCAATCACAACAGTTCAAACCTGATGGACAGGCTGCTAGAATCTCTGAACTCTTATGCTGCATTGTTTGATTGTTTGGAATGCACTGTCTCCAGAGCATCCTTGGACAGAATCAAGATTGAGAAGATGCTTTTGGGTGAGGAAATCAAGAACATAGTAGCTTGTGAGGGAGCTGAAAGAAGGGAAAGGCATGAAAAGATGGATAAGTGGATCCAGAGACTTGATTTATCTGGCTTTGCAAATGTGCCTTTTAGCTCTCAAGGTGTGACTCAGGCAATGAGGTTCTTGGAGAACTATGGTTGTAATGGTTATAGGATGAGGGAGGAAAATGGTTGTGCAGTGATTTACTGGCAGGACCGTACCTTGTTTTCTGTGACAGCTTGGAGATCAAGGAGGTAAGATAGATTCTTCAAGCAtcataaagaagaagaagaagaagaagaaatagtgATGTAGTGATGGATAGAGTCTCTCTTATataagtttttcttttcttttctttgtttctAATTGTATGAAAGAGTTTTACCAATATATGATGATGACCAGTAATGAAGATCAATTTAGAGATACTAAACTCTCAAAAGAGAGAAATGGGTGAAACAAATATCTCTAGTTGTGTCTACCATTCCTAATACAACCCAATTAGCATGACAAGAACACAAGAGACAATTCATCTAGCATTCAATTCAAGACAAGACCCCACCAGAACTTCGGAAGGACCTGAGCAAGAATTGTGCATAGATCATAAGATCAGATGTTCTTTATTCTCACATCAATTCCATTGTTAGTGCTATGTTCATCTTGTTCTTCACTAATCCCTATACTGTAACCTCTCTGCATCTGTTGTGTAAGACCTAATATCAGTTCATTTTTAGAACAAATTTTTGTTCAagtttttttcccttttcaatTTGCATGTTTAGCATaagttttgatttttcaaatttcagactttagttgattctcattcCCCCATTTAGCAAATCCCATAGCTCCAGACACAAGAGTCTCTTTCGACAATTTCTGCATTATGTGATCAGATGGTAACCGTTCACTGAAACAGAAAAAAGAACAAGACAGGGAAAAAGAGAAAGATGGCCCTCATGTTTGCCATTTTTTGAGGCATTGGGAGGTTTActctgaaaaatattttaaatcatcTCATACCATCATCTTCAAATTCTCTCAATGGTTTCACTGTGAAAGCTTTAAATAACTTTATGAACTACTTGCTGGggttttaaaatagaaaattataattaagtaTATGAACTTATATATCATCTTTAACTCAAACTTTTATATGTTAGGATTTTAAGATTAATTTATAAAGTCTTAAATAAGTCatgtttaatttaaaacatgaaaaaataCGGAAATGTTTCACTCTCATAATTAATAACATCATGTTTCAATCAGGCATGTTCCCATCTTTGTAATATTTTATgtttgattttcttttctttgttaaGATTTAGAAatatagttattttaattttcgttCCTACCATCAATATATCATTGCTGCAGAGATTGGTAGATTTTCATGATTCATTAGATTTCATTACTCACACTTCAATGAATAGGaattatatgtaataaaaatattttatagaaattaattggTTAAGCTCAATCATTATTGgtgacaaaataaataaatatattaaaatggaAGTTTATTGGAGACAATATATAAAGATCATGAACTTAGAGACAACATGTTGTAAAAGTAGTAGAAggaataaaatagttatataaaaaaaaattcagagactttaaatgattttgatatCTTATTAAGAAGTGAAATTTAAGTTTAATCCAACTCCATCAAATCGACTTATAAAGTGAGTAAAGTTgattttgataccatattaaaaagtgaattttaaatctaattcaacttcataaaactgatttataaaataaaatttacaatacAACATAAATGATCATGTTGTGAAagtgaaaaacatttaaaagattttttttgtctttatatAATTGTGAATTTATCAAGAATCTTATCCATACTCATCTGCGTTACGTATTAAaatacttttgttttttttactttttaacttACACATCAAAAACAAATATTGAAAGCCTATAATTTATCTATAAGATGACCCAAAACTTTCATATATTACTTACTTAGTATGGTCATAAATCAATTTACACTTTAACCACATCAATATGTGAAAGCATTTATAGGAATTAACAGATATATCTTCCTAAGAAAGTGAAGATATCAAACCTGAGTTATCTATAAACAATGATACCTTTTtttctcttgatttttttttctactccCCTTTTAGGAGTTATGATTTTTATccatttcatttttttgtttacacaaagaatcaaaataaagaaggtcaatttcatataaaaaagtgactttatttgtttattaaaatatttaaaaatttattaaaatcaatCAAACTatctatataataatttataatgtatTTTGTCTTATATTAATAGTTTTGTTAAATATACCCAAATAGATGCTACTTTATATAACCTCAATCTTAACTTTcaa
The sequence above is a segment of the Phaseolus vulgaris cultivar G19833 chromosome 2, P. vulgaris v2.0, whole genome shotgun sequence genome. Coding sequences within it:
- the LOC137811489 gene encoding scarecrow-like protein 3, with the protein product MESVFQEEGSSSVTSSPLQFFSMMSLSPGIGSPYPWLRELKSEERGLYLIHLLIGCANHVANGSLENANMLLEQISQLASPDGDTIQRVAAYFTQALADRILKTWPGLHRALNSTRIAMVSDEILVQKLFFELFPFLKMSYILTNQAIVEAMEGEKMVHVIDLSATGPAQWIALLRVLSARPEGSPHLRITGVHHQKEVLDQMAHKLTEEAEKLDIAFQFNPVVSKIENLDFDKLRVKTGEALAISSILQLHSLLALDDDASRRRSSNNSNAIQLQKILQMNPNTRGDLAEKDMVHGYSPSPDSASASASSSPGSSSASMKSESFLNALWGLSPKIMVVTEQDFNHNSSNLMDRLLESLNSYAALFDCLECTVSRASLDRIKIEKMLLGEEIKNIVACEGAERRERHEKMDKWIQRLDLSGFANVPFSSQGVTQAMRFLENYGCNGYRMREENGCAVIYWQDRTLFSVTAWRSRR